The Bacteroidales bacterium genome window below encodes:
- a CDS encoding ROK family protein: MNKQWYIGIDIGGTKSAVLLIDDQGNIDQRKQIATTKGKNNWQPTVDFFIEQISEFSHKQKISSIGISCGGPLNSKEGMICSPPNLPGWDKVPIVKILTDKFQVPVAIENDANAGALAEWRYGAGKGYNNLIFLTFGTGLGAGLILNGQLYSGTNDLGGEAGHIRLDSDGPIGYNKRGSFEGFCSGTGLSQMMAFELLCLKEQIGEQQMLEKYKEPFKITGKDVVELAKKGDEIALKVIKKSGKYFGKGLSVLLDILNPELIVVGSMAVRLGDLLLDPAREIVKQEALPGAVSACQIVPAELGERIGDLSALCVAIEAETGIEIDN, from the coding sequence ATGAATAAACAATGGTATATTGGTATTGATATTGGCGGCACAAAGTCGGCGGTTTTGTTAATTGATGACCAAGGAAATATTGATCAAAGGAAACAAATAGCTACTACCAAAGGTAAAAACAACTGGCAGCCCACGGTTGATTTTTTTATAGAGCAGATATCCGAATTTTCTCACAAACAAAAAATATCAAGTATTGGAATCAGTTGTGGCGGACCTTTGAACAGTAAAGAGGGAATGATTTGTTCTCCTCCCAATCTTCCCGGATGGGATAAAGTACCTATAGTAAAAATTCTCACGGATAAATTTCAGGTCCCGGTTGCTATTGAAAATGATGCAAACGCAGGAGCATTAGCTGAATGGAGATATGGAGCAGGTAAAGGATATAACAATTTGATTTTTTTAACCTTCGGTACCGGACTTGGAGCAGGTTTGATTCTGAATGGACAATTGTATTCCGGTACCAACGATCTCGGAGGAGAAGCCGGGCATATTCGGTTAGACAGTGATGGGCCTATTGGATATAACAAAAGGGGTTCTTTTGAAGGATTTTGTAGTGGTACCGGTCTATCTCAGATGATGGCCTTCGAACTTCTTTGTCTTAAAGAACAAATTGGAGAACAACAAATGCTTGAAAAGTATAAGGAACCTTTTAAAATAACAGGTAAAGATGTTGTTGAATTAGCAAAAAAGGGAGATGAAATAGCACTTAAAGTCATTAAGAAAAGCGGGAAGTATTTTGGGAAAGGCTTGTCTGTTTTACTTGATATTTTAAATCCTGAATTAATTGTTGTAGGGAGTATGGCAGTTAGATTGGGTGATCTGTTGCTGGATCCTGCCCGAGAAATTGTTAAACAAGAAGCTTTGCCTGGGGCAGTAAGTGCCTGTCAAATTGTTCCGGCTGAGTTGGGTGAGCGAATTGGAGACCTGTCTGCCTTATGTGTGGCAATTGAGGCAGAAACTGGAATAGAAATAGATAATTAA